The sequence GGCGGATGAGTTGTTCATGGCGGGTCTGGTGAAGGGGGCTGTCCATGTGAGTATCGGCCAGGAGGCCTGCTCTGTGGGCGCATGCAGTGTCTTGAACAAGGACGACGCGATACTGACCACCCATCGTGGCCACGGGCATTCGATCGCCAAGGGAACCAGGCTCAATGAGATGATGGCTGAGCTTCTTGGCCGCTCGACGGGCCTTTGTCGTGCCAAGGGTGGCTCGATGCACATCGCCGATGTCTCGATGGGCCATTACGGGGCGCACTCCATTGTGGGGGCGAACATGCCCATGGCCGCCGGAATTGGGCTTGCCTATCAGCTGGAGAAAAAAAAGCAGGTTGCCGTTGTGTTCTTCGGTGACGGGGCCTCCAATCAGGGAAGTTTCCATGAATCGATGAACCTTTGTGCAATTTGGAAGCTGCCCGTTGTATTTTTCTGTGAGAACAACGGATACGCTGTAAGCTTCGGCGCCGGTCGCTCAACAGCGGTCGAGGATATTTCTACTCGCGCCCAGGGCTACAATGCTCCTGGCGTCACGGTGGACGGCATGGATGTCGTCGCGATTCAAGAGGCGACGAGGGAAGCCGTTGAGCGTGCACGTGAGGGGGGCGGCCCCTCTCTTATCGAGGCTAAAACCTACCGATTTTTTGGACACTCCAGAGGCGACCCCCATTTTGGCCCCTACCGGTCAGAAGCTGAGGTGAAAAAATGGAGAAAGCGCGATCCGCTAATTTTGGCGGAAAAGCTTCTGAAAATGACGAAAGCTGAGAAGGACGCTCATAGAGGGAATGTGGATGCCGAGATGGAAGAGGCAACCCGGTTCGCCGAAAATTCACCGATGGCCACCCTCGAGTCGGCCCTCGAAGACGTCTACGCTTGAGCGCGGGGGGAGAAAAAGCTATGCGAGAAATAACATATGTGGACGCGCTGAACGAGGCGCTTCACGAGGAGATGCAGCACGATAAGAAAGTGATTGTTCTTGGCGAGGATGTCGAACTCGCTTATGTTTTTGGTGCTACCAAGGGGCTTAAAGATAAGTTTGGGGGCGACCGTGTTCGCGACACTCCAATTAGTGAGCTCGGCTTTGTTGGCGCTGCCGTAGGTGCGGCGATGGTGGGTTATCGGCCCGTGGTCGAGATCATGTTTATGGATTTTATCATGCTGGCCATGGATCCACTGGTGAATCAGGCGGCCAAGCTACGCTACATGCTGGGTGGTCAGTTGAGCATCCCCCTTGTCGTGAGAACGCCGGGCGGAGGCGGGGTGCAGTACGGCCCGACGCACAGTCAGGTGCTTGAGGCCTGGTTCATGCAGGTGCCCGGTCTGAAAGTGGCCTGCCCCAGTGATCCGGCTGACGCCAAGGGCCTGCTCAAGGCGGCCATACGGGATGAGAATCCGGTTTTCTTCTGCGAGCACAAGATGCTTTACAAAAGAAAGGGTCCTGTGCCGGACGGTGAGCATATCGTTCCCTTTGGCGTGGCGGCCGTGAAGCGCGAGGGGACTGACATTACTCTCATCGGTGTTGGCTACCAGGTGCAAATTTGCCTTGAGGCGGCCGAGTTGCTAGCTGCCGAGGGTATCAGTGCCGAGGTAGTGGACCCCCGGACGGTGGCGCCTCTCGACACAGCGACGCTTGCCGAATCTGTCCGCAAGACGAATCGCTGTGTGGTCGTCGAGGAGGGGCATTTGAGGAGTGGTGTTGGCGCAGAAATTTCTGCCGTCCTCCAGGAAGAGGCTTTCGATTATCTCGATGCCCCGGTTGGCCGGGTCGCTGCGCTGAATGCTCCGATTCCGTTCGAGCCTGCACTGGAGGATTATGTTCTGCCCAATGCGGGCAATGTTGTTGAGGCTGCAAAGAAAGCCCTCGGCGTCATCGCCTAAGTTGCATCAGGTATTATCGAGGGCGGGGCTTCGGCTTCGCCCTTTTTTTTTAAGGTTTTTTATTGGGAGGTAGGAAGGTATGGGACTGGTCGAGATAAATCATACGAGTTTCACGGTGGCCGATGTGGACGCCGCCGCCAAGTGGTATTGCGATGTGTTGGGTTTTGAGGTGATGAGCGACATGCACCGTCCGGCAGATTATTGTGAGGCTGTAACGGGGATTCCGGGGGCGGCGCTTCATATCATCTATGTGAAGGGCGGAGGCTACCCCATCGAATTGATTGAATACACGGCCGCCAAGGGTGTGAAGATCGATACCGCGACCAATAACATTGGCAGTGCCCACGTCGCTTATAACGTTGAAAATCTCCATGAAATGCACAAGGACCTGATTCGAAAGGGAGTCAAGGTGCTCTCCGAGCCGATTCCTATAACGCAAGGTGCAAACAAGGGAGGCTTTGTCATCTATCTTGAGGACCCGGACGGTAACACGTTCGAATTTATCGAGAGGCCAAAGGGATAGAGAACACGCCTGTGATATATCAAAAAAAGCCCTTCCAGAGATTCAGGAGGTTTTTTTTGTGTTGATAATTTCGGGCTAGACCGAGATCTCCTCGCCGGGCTTCATGACGATTACTTCAGTCTCGGGGCATCTTCTAGCGACCTCGGAGACGAAATCCTCGGGTTTGCCGGGAAGAGCCGGCAGGCTCGAGTGATGGATGGGAACAACTCGTTTGGCACCGAGAAATTCGACGGCGATGGCGGCGTGCTCTGGCCCCATGGTGGCGCGGTCGCCGATGGGAAGAAAGCATAAATCGGGTTCATAGAGTTCGCCGATGAGCTTCATATCGCCGAACAGGCATGTGTCGCCCGCGTGGTAGATTCGCTTGCCGTCCTCAAAAGTGAGTATGAGGCCGCAGGGCTCGCCCGCATATTCGCCGTTTGGGCCATAGCTTGAGCCGTGAAAAGCGTTGGTGAGGGAGAGTTTGACGCCTTCAAATTTCGATGTGCGTCCCTTTCCCATCGGGCGGGCGAAGTCGCCGATGTCGTGATGGCGCCCCAGGGTGCGGATCAGGTCCATATGCCCGGCAATAGGGCAAGGATTAGTGTCGAATACCGGGAAGACGTCACTTGTGTGGTCCCAATGGCCATGGGTGAGACAAATGAGGTCGACCTTGCGAGGTGTTTTCAGTTCGGCGGGGCAAACGGGGTTTTTCTCTAGCCAGGGGTCGATATAGATTCGCAGACCTCCGCCAGTTTCTACGTAAAAAGTAGATTGTCCATGATAAGTTAGGGTAGCGCCCATTTTTGATCTCCAAGAGTAAGAAATGAGATTCTCAATAAGAAGGTTATTGGCTCATTGAATA comes from Nitrospinaceae bacterium and encodes:
- a CDS encoding alpha-ketoacid dehydrogenase subunit beta; amino-acid sequence: MREITYVDALNEALHEEMQHDKKVIVLGEDVELAYVFGATKGLKDKFGGDRVRDTPISELGFVGAAVGAAMVGYRPVVEIMFMDFIMLAMDPLVNQAAKLRYMLGGQLSIPLVVRTPGGGGVQYGPTHSQVLEAWFMQVPGLKVACPSDPADAKGLLKAAIRDENPVFFCEHKMLYKRKGPVPDGEHIVPFGVAAVKREGTDITLIGVGYQVQICLEAAELLAAEGISAEVVDPRTVAPLDTATLAESVRKTNRCVVVEEGHLRSGVGAEISAVLQEEAFDYLDAPVGRVAALNAPIPFEPALEDYVLPNAGNVVEAAKKALGVIA
- a CDS encoding metal-dependent hydrolase, whose translation is MGATLTYHGQSTFYVETGGGLRIYIDPWLEKNPVCPAELKTPRKVDLICLTHGHWDHTSDVFPVFDTNPCPIAGHMDLIRTLGRHHDIGDFARPMGKGRTSKFEGVKLSLTNAFHGSSYGPNGEYAGEPCGLILTFEDGKRIYHAGDTCLFGDMKLIGELYEPDLCFLPIGDRATMGPEHAAIAVEFLGAKRVVPIHHSSLPALPGKPEDFVSEVARRCPETEVIVMKPGEEISV
- a CDS encoding thiamine pyrophosphate-dependent dehydrogenase E1 component subunit alpha, translating into MYRDMLRIRRFEEKADELFMAGLVKGAVHVSIGQEACSVGACSVLNKDDAILTTHRGHGHSIAKGTRLNEMMAELLGRSTGLCRAKGGSMHIADVSMGHYGAHSIVGANMPMAAGIGLAYQLEKKKQVAVVFFGDGASNQGSFHESMNLCAIWKLPVVFFCENNGYAVSFGAGRSTAVEDISTRAQGYNAPGVTVDGMDVVAIQEATREAVERAREGGGPSLIEAKTYRFFGHSRGDPHFGPYRSEAEVKKWRKRDPLILAEKLLKMTKAEKDAHRGNVDAEMEEATRFAENSPMATLESALEDVYA